A stretch of the Neisseria sp. DTU_2020_1000833_1_SI_GRL_NUU_006 genome encodes the following:
- the uvrA gene encoding excinuclease ABC subunit UvrA: protein MCNHHHQNDSKTPHSEARDNDTIRIRGARTHNLKNVDLDIPRHKLVVVTGLSGSGKSSLAFDTLYAEGQRRYVESLSAYARQFLQMMDKPDVDLIEGLSPAISIEQKSTSHNPRSTVGTVTEIHDYLRLLYARVGTPYCPEHNLPLSSQTVSQMVDAVLKLPEDTRVMILAPAVRERKGEFVDFFADLQVQGFARVRVDGEVYQLDEVPKLEKNIKHNIDVVIDRVKVKANIKQRLAESFETALRHGNERALAMEMDSGEEHWFSARFACPVCSYSLPELEPRLFSFNNPMGSCPTCDGLGNTNFFDPEKVVAHPELSLATGAIDGWDKRNQFYFQMIQSLARHYGFDVQAAWETLPEKVKKVVLHGSGKEVIDFTYLSERGTTFNRSHAFEGIIPNLERRYRETDSETVREKLREYQNHRACPSCGGARLRKEARYVYVSGEPLHEVSAWPLTKTHQFFETLDLDGNKKQIAEKILKEITERLGFLINVGLDYLNLSRSAETLSGGEAQRIRLASQIGSGLTGVMYVLDEPSIGLHQRDNDRLLATLKRLRDLGNSVIVVEHDEDAIREADFVVDMGPGAGEHGGNVLIADTPENVAKCEKSVTGQYLSGKKSIAVPSERTPVNPDRMLVLKGARGNNLKNVTLELPLGLITCITGVSGSGKSTLINDTLAKITARELNRAQEEPAPYDDIRGLEHLDKVINVDQSPIGRTPRSNPATYTGLFTPIRELFAGVPLSRERGYNVGRFSFNVKGGRCEACQGDGVIKVEMHFLPDVYVPCEVCHGKRYNRETLEIQYKGKNISQVLDMTVEEAREFFDAVPTVSRKLQTLMDVGLGYIRLGQSATTLSGGEAQRVKLALELSKRDTGRTLYILDEPTTGLHFADIALLLEVIGRLKGKGNSIVIIEHNLDVIKTADYIVDLGPEGGDGGGRIIASGSPEEVAKVKGSYTGKYLKNIL, encoded by the coding sequence ATGTGTAACCACCATCATCAAAACGACAGCAAAACTCCCCACTCAGAAGCCCGCGACAACGACACCATCCGCATCCGCGGCGCGCGCACGCATAATTTGAAAAACGTCGATTTGGACATTCCGCGCCACAAGCTGGTGGTGGTAACGGGGCTGTCGGGCAGCGGCAAGTCGTCGCTGGCGTTTGACACGCTGTATGCCGAAGGCCAACGCCGTTATGTTGAAAGCCTTTCTGCCTATGCCCGTCAGTTTTTGCAGATGATGGACAAACCCGATGTTGATTTGATCGAAGGCCTGTCGCCCGCGATTTCCATCGAGCAGAAATCCACCAGCCACAATCCGCGTTCCACCGTCGGCACGGTAACGGAAATCCACGACTACCTGCGCCTTTTGTACGCACGCGTCGGCACGCCGTATTGCCCCGAACACAATCTGCCGCTATCTAGCCAGACCGTGTCGCAGATGGTCGATGCCGTATTGAAACTGCCGGAAGATACGCGCGTGATGATTTTGGCGCCGGCAGTACGCGAGCGTAAGGGCGAGTTTGTCGACTTCTTTGCCGACTTGCAGGTGCAGGGTTTTGCGCGGGTGCGCGTGGACGGTGAGGTCTATCAGTTGGACGAAGTGCCGAAGCTGGAAAAAAACATCAAGCACAATATTGACGTGGTCATCGACCGCGTGAAAGTGAAGGCGAACATCAAGCAGCGGCTGGCGGAAAGTTTTGAAACCGCGCTGCGCCACGGCAACGAGCGCGCGCTGGCGATGGAAATGGACAGCGGCGAAGAACATTGGTTTTCCGCGCGTTTTGCCTGCCCCGTGTGTTCGTACAGCCTGCCCGAATTAGAGCCGCGCCTCTTTTCATTCAACAACCCGATGGGTTCCTGCCCGACTTGCGACGGCTTGGGCAACACCAATTTCTTCGACCCCGAAAAAGTGGTCGCCCATCCCGAATTGTCGCTGGCAACGGGCGCAATTGACGGCTGGGACAAGCGCAACCAGTTCTATTTCCAAATGATTCAATCGCTGGCGCGGCACTACGGTTTCGATGTGCAGGCTGCTTGGGAAACGCTACCTGAAAAAGTGAAAAAAGTCGTGTTGCACGGCTCAGGCAAAGAAGTCATTGATTTCACTTACCTGTCCGAACGCGGCACCACCTTTAACCGCAGCCACGCCTTCGAAGGCATCATTCCCAATCTCGAACGCCGCTACCGCGAAACCGACAGCGAAACCGTGCGCGAAAAACTGCGCGAATACCAAAACCACCGCGCCTGCCCGAGCTGCGGCGGCGCACGTTTGCGCAAAGAAGCCCGTTACGTTTACGTCAGCGGCGAACCTTTACACGAAGTCTCCGCCTGGCCGCTGACCAAAACCCACCAATTCTTTGAAACGCTGGATTTGGACGGCAACAAAAAACAAATCGCCGAAAAAATCCTCAAAGAAATCACCGAGCGCCTCGGCTTTCTGATTAACGTCGGACTGGATTACCTCAATCTCTCCCGCTCCGCCGAAACCCTCTCCGGCGGCGAAGCCCAGCGCATCCGCCTCGCCAGCCAAATCGGCAGCGGCCTGACCGGCGTGATGTACGTATTAGACGAACCCTCCATTGGCCTGCACCAGCGCGACAACGACCGCCTGCTCGCCACCCTCAAACGCCTGCGCGATTTAGGCAACAGCGTGATTGTGGTCGAACACGACGAAGACGCTATCCGCGAAGCCGATTTCGTCGTCGATATGGGCCCCGGCGCGGGCGAACACGGCGGCAACGTACTGATTGCCGACACCCCCGAAAACGTCGCCAAATGCGAAAAATCCGTTACCGGACAATACCTCAGCGGCAAAAAATCCATTGCCGTGCCGTCTGAACGCACGCCCGTCAATCCCGACCGAATGCTCGTCCTCAAAGGCGCGCGCGGCAACAACCTCAAAAACGTTACCCTCGAACTGCCGCTCGGTTTGATTACCTGCATCACCGGCGTATCCGGCAGCGGCAAATCCACCCTGATTAACGACACCCTCGCCAAAATCACCGCCCGCGAACTCAACCGCGCCCAAGAAGAACCCGCCCCATACGACGACATCCGCGGCCTCGAACACCTCGACAAAGTCATCAACGTCGACCAATCCCCCATCGGCCGCACCCCGCGCTCCAACCCCGCCACCTATACAGGCCTGTTCACCCCCATCCGCGAACTCTTCGCCGGTGTCCCCCTCTCGCGCGAACGCGGCTACAACGTCGGCAGATTCTCCTTCAACGTCAAAGGCGGCCGCTGCGAAGCCTGCCAAGGCGACGGCGTAATTAAAGTCGAAATGCACTTCCTGCCCGACGTGTACGTCCCCTGCGAAGTCTGCCACGGCAAACGCTACAACCGCGAAACGCTCGAAATCCAATACAAAGGCAAAAACATCAGCCAAGTCCTCGACATGACCGTCGAAGAAGCCCGCGAATTTTTCGACGCCGTCCCCACCGTATCGCGCAAACTACAAACCCTGATGGACGTAGGCCTCGGCTACATCCGCCTCGGCCAGTCCGCCACCACCCTCTCCGGCGGCGAAGCCCAGCGCGTCAAACTCGCCTTGGAACTCTCCAAACGCGACACCGGCAGAACGCTCTATATCCTCGACGAACCTACCACCGGCCTGCACTTCGCCGACATCGCCCTGCTGCTGGAAGTGATAGGTCGTCTAAAAGGCAAAGGCAACTCGATTGTGATTATCGAGCATAATCTTGACGTTATAAAAACGGCTGATTATATTGTCGACTTAGGGCCGGAAGGCGGCGATGGTGGGGGGAGGATTATTGCTTCAGGTAGCCCCGAGGAAGTGGCGAAGGTTAAGGGAAGTTATACTGGGAAGTATTTGAAGAATATATTGTAA
- a CDS encoding acyl-CoA thioesterase, which produces MDQTRQLPSHELIMSELMMPDTANFSGNVHGGELLRLLDQVAYSCASRYSGNYCVTLSVDKVLFKEPIHVGDLVTFYASVNYTGRTSMEIGIRVEAQNIRNGEVRHTNSCYFTMVAVEDGKPVPVPPLEITTERQRCRYEKAKKRKALSLQTSDETSCGC; this is translated from the coding sequence ATGGACCAAACCCGCCAGCTCCCTTCACACGAACTCATCATGTCCGAACTGATGATGCCCGACACCGCCAATTTCAGCGGCAACGTCCACGGCGGCGAACTTTTGCGCCTGCTCGATCAAGTCGCTTATTCCTGCGCCAGCCGTTACAGCGGTAATTATTGCGTTACCCTGTCTGTCGATAAAGTCTTGTTTAAAGAGCCGATACACGTCGGCGACTTGGTAACCTTCTACGCCAGCGTCAACTACACAGGCCGAACCTCCATGGAAATCGGCATCCGCGTCGAGGCGCAAAACATCCGCAACGGCGAAGTGCGCCATACCAACAGCTGCTACTTCACCATGGTCGCGGTTGAAGACGGCAAACCCGTTCCCGTCCCACCGTTGGAAATCACCACCGAACGCCAACGCTGCCGTTACGAAAAAGCCAAAAAACGCAAAGCCTTGAGCCTTCAGACATCCGACGAGACTTCCTGCGGATGCTGA
- the corA gene encoding magnesium/cobalt transporter CorA, with protein sequence MNTPPAPETIPAEIPQDQTVPRSNTDNAPRSAIHQTLYSADTFAQHDYLAGKKLPDIARPQAGQTNWLHFVGINDATLLKHTLEPYGIHELVIEDILSRKQRPKIEDYDNYLFIAAQVYHYTAAGKLNSDQVYLIIGKDFVLSFQQKPLGLFSQLRRQMSENPRGILGKNTAFLAYCLLDRIVDDYFIVLEEYNNRVEAIDKSLFKNENSDILGKIHRLKRDAVRLRRTLLPLRDVFYQLAVRGDFAIFKGESTVYLRDVYDHIMQLIESLDASRDMVLSMMDIYLSFQSNRMNQQMRVLTVITIIFMPLTVITGIYGMNFDNMPELHWHYGYFMVLGLMLCIIVGLLIFFSRRKWL encoded by the coding sequence ATGAACACACCACCCGCTCCCGAGACAATACCCGCAGAAATCCCGCAAGACCAAACCGTCCCGCGCAGCAATACCGACAACGCGCCGCGTTCCGCCATCCATCAGACGCTTTATTCCGCCGATACGTTTGCCCAACACGATTATCTCGCGGGTAAAAAACTGCCCGACATCGCCCGCCCGCAAGCGGGGCAGACCAACTGGCTACATTTTGTCGGCATCAACGACGCCACGCTGCTCAAACACACGCTGGAGCCTTACGGCATCCACGAGCTGGTCATCGAAGACATCCTCAGCCGTAAACAACGCCCCAAAATCGAAGACTACGACAATTATCTGTTTATCGCCGCGCAGGTTTACCACTACACCGCCGCCGGCAAACTGAATTCCGACCAAGTGTATCTGATTATCGGCAAGGATTTCGTGTTGTCGTTCCAGCAAAAACCGCTGGGGCTGTTCAGCCAGTTGCGCCGCCAAATGAGCGAAAACCCGCGCGGCATCCTTGGCAAAAATACCGCCTTCCTTGCCTATTGCCTGCTCGACCGCATCGTGGACGACTATTTCATCGTTTTGGAAGAGTACAACAACCGCGTCGAAGCCATAGACAAATCCCTGTTTAAAAACGAAAACAGCGATATTCTCGGCAAAATCCACCGACTCAAGCGCGACGCCGTCCGCCTTCGCCGCACGCTTTTGCCCTTGCGCGACGTGTTCTATCAGCTTGCCGTGCGCGGCGATTTCGCCATTTTCAAAGGCGAGTCCACCGTTTATCTGCGCGACGTGTACGACCATATCATGCAGCTTATCGAATCGCTCGACGCCTCGCGCGACATGGTGTTGAGCATGATGGACATCTACCTTTCCTTCCAGTCCAACCGCATGAACCAGCAAATGCGCGTCCTGACCGTCATCACCATCATCTTCATGCCGCTGACCGTCATCACCGGCATCTACGGCATGAACTTCGACAACATGCCTGAGCTGCATTGGCATTACGGCTATTTTATGGTTTTGGGTTTGATGCTGTGCATCATTGTCGGGCTGCTGATTTTCTTCTCGCGCAGAAAATGGTTATAA
- a CDS encoding DnaJ C-terminal domain-containing protein encodes MAEKNYYEILGVAKDADEAAIKKAYRKLVRKYHPDVSKEPDAVERTAEINRAYETLSDKEKRAEYDEMLANPYGRNAGGNPFGQGGNPFGNGFDGGGFRYEYREGEPFGAGDFNFEDLFSSFRHAGSRPEQPRGPVKGEDQHAELSIDIYAAYTGAERSLTLNVPTLDEYGRMAYQSKTLNVKIPKGIAEGQQIRLAGQGLPGSNGGANGDLYLKIKFHDRPDLYVKNRKDVYQTIDVKPWEAVLGGKIIVPTASGRLQVNLPANTQSGKTIRLKGKGIPAKEAGDLYLNIRINVPVAESEADRAAWEKLAEHFAAKHA; translated from the coding sequence ATGGCAGAAAAAAATTATTATGAAATATTGGGCGTCGCTAAAGATGCGGATGAAGCCGCTATTAAAAAAGCCTACCGTAAGCTGGTGCGCAAATACCATCCTGATGTGAGCAAAGAGCCGGATGCCGTTGAGCGTACGGCGGAAATCAACCGTGCTTACGAGACGCTTTCCGACAAGGAGAAACGTGCCGAGTATGATGAAATGTTGGCAAACCCTTATGGCCGCAACGCAGGGGGTAATCCGTTCGGACAAGGCGGAAACCCGTTCGGCAACGGTTTCGACGGCGGAGGTTTCCGTTATGAGTATCGGGAAGGGGAACCGTTCGGCGCGGGCGACTTTAATTTTGAAGACTTGTTTTCATCGTTCCGCCACGCCGGCTCCCGACCCGAGCAGCCGCGCGGCCCTGTCAAGGGAGAAGACCAACACGCCGAATTGAGCATTGATATTTACGCAGCCTATACCGGTGCGGAACGCAGTCTGACTTTGAATGTGCCGACTTTGGACGAATATGGCCGTATGGCTTATCAAAGCAAAACCCTCAACGTCAAAATTCCCAAAGGCATCGCCGAAGGCCAGCAAATCCGTCTGGCAGGGCAGGGGCTGCCGGGCAGCAACGGCGGAGCGAACGGGGATTTGTACTTGAAAATCAAGTTCCACGACCGGCCGGACTTGTACGTCAAAAACAGAAAAGACGTATATCAGACGATAGACGTCAAACCGTGGGAGGCGGTATTGGGCGGCAAAATCATCGTTCCTACCGCATCCGGCCGCTTACAGGTCAATCTGCCTGCCAACACTCAGAGCGGCAAAACCATCCGCCTTAAAGGCAAGGGCATTCCGGCGAAAGAGGCGGGAGACCTATACTTGAATATCCGCATCAATGTCCCTGTTGCAGAAAGTGAAGCCGACCGTGCCGCATGGGAAAAACTGGCAGAACATTTCGCTGCGAAACACGCATGA
- a CDS encoding chaperone modulator CbpM, with amino-acid sequence MTQSTDITLTFEEIIAVSHCRRDWLLELIEEDIISIGGKPEQTTFSGFHLARIRRAQRLSRDFEAGIPALGLIMRLLDEVEELRKAQRPSVLL; translated from the coding sequence ATGACGCAATCCACCGACATCACATTGACTTTTGAAGAAATTATTGCTGTCAGCCATTGCCGCCGAGATTGGCTGTTGGAACTCATCGAGGAAGACATCATCAGCATAGGCGGCAAGCCCGAACAAACTACGTTCAGCGGTTTCCACCTTGCACGTATCCGTCGCGCACAGCGTTTGAGCCGTGATTTTGAAGCTGGCATCCCGGCGTTGGGCTTGATTATGCGGCTTTTAGATGAAGTGGAAGAGCTGAGGAAAGCACAGCGGCCGTCGGTGTTACTGTAA
- a CDS encoding uroporphyrinogen-III synthase — translation MPVMLIVRPSARAGDDVRTCSQAGWRARVLSPVEIEPDEAALRGLKEQFSRADAVFWVSPTAVETAAPYVDFSDDLKVQVAVGQASGRTLQRCGAKNVSVPQEGNDSEAVLRLPVWDTLPQGARILIVRGRGGRDFLVESLKKKGFAVEIAEAYFRRPNELNWQDFDAESIDAAFIASGELVRGLFAQVPPQFSRFFESLLYFTHHPRIADALREAGARHIRVVASLKAALSSFPKEQTDEPV, via the coding sequence ATGCCTGTCATGCTGATTGTCCGTCCGTCCGCGCGTGCGGGAGATGATGTGCGCACCTGTTCGCAGGCAGGGTGGCGCGCGCGGGTGTTGAGTCCGGTTGAAATCGAGCCGGACGAAGCAGCATTGCGCGGTTTGAAAGAACAGTTTTCCCGCGCGGATGCGGTGTTTTGGGTCAGTCCGACGGCGGTTGAAACCGCTGCGCCGTATGTGGATTTTTCAGACGACCTAAAGGTTCAGGTGGCGGTCGGGCAGGCAAGCGGTCGGACTTTGCAACGCTGCGGCGCGAAAAATGTGTCTGTGCCGCAAGAAGGCAACGACAGCGAGGCGGTGTTGCGGCTGCCGGTTTGGGATACGCTGCCGCAAGGCGCACGCATATTGATTGTGCGCGGACGCGGCGGGCGCGATTTTTTGGTGGAGTCGTTAAAGAAAAAAGGCTTTGCAGTGGAAATCGCGGAAGCGTATTTCAGACGACCTAATGAATTGAATTGGCAGGATTTTGATGCCGAATCCATTGATGCCGCCTTTATCGCTTCGGGCGAACTGGTACGCGGGCTGTTTGCGCAGGTTCCGCCGCAATTTTCCCGATTCTTCGAATCCTTGTTATACTTCACCCATCATCCGCGCATAGCCGACGCGCTTCGCGAGGCGGGTGCGCGCCACATACGGGTCGTCGCTTCTCTGAAAGCGGCACTTTCATCATTTCCTAAGGAGCAAACCGATGAGCCGGTCTGA
- a CDS encoding uroporphyrinogen-III C-methyltransferase, with translation MSRSEDNPSEANEAGRPIIVDSQGNAGSSETVAPKKAKQPKTSEYAGTHMSESKNLPQNQPAPVIIKQSGGRGLAVGALVLALLGLGASGFLFVQGQNVLKNQELSFNQKLDKAALGESENALLLKDHLNRQTAIQAELERLGKAQMANSEQILLTQKAYQELTKGRVNWLVDEAETMLNLASQQLLLSGNVQGAAAVLEHIDSRLSRFDQPELLPIKQAVSHDLAALKNRPYVDISGTALRLDRLETAVSGLPLVLDGVLQPGEQAQSNGASSGSWWQNAWDKSLVALKGLVEVRRLDNKDAMLLSPEQAYFVRENLRLRLLDARTALLQHNGEVYQSDLNYVEAAVRQYFDGKSPATQAWLKELSELKALDVRMISDDSLKASLSAVRAYQDGTRTPVALPEPVTTAASAPLPSAASEVAVPQTASQVNETASAPKTAPAPRAPHPAKARPAPAAQTDAKPLEAPALPSETKPQNISKPEKKAAPEKQSRPAADADTKGGRA, from the coding sequence ATGAGCCGGTCTGAAGACAATCCATCCGAAGCAAACGAAGCCGGTCGGCCGATTATCGTCGACAGTCAGGGTAACGCGGGGTCGTCTGAAACAGTGGCTCCGAAAAAGGCCAAGCAGCCTAAAACCTCCGAATACGCAGGAACACACATGTCTGAATCTAAAAATCTTCCCCAAAACCAACCCGCCCCCGTCATCATCAAACAATCCGGCGGCAGAGGGCTGGCGGTAGGCGCGCTGGTGCTGGCGCTGCTGGGTTTGGGCGCAAGTGGCTTTTTGTTTGTGCAAGGACAAAACGTCTTGAAAAACCAAGAGCTTTCGTTTAACCAAAAGCTCGATAAAGCCGCCCTGGGTGAATCTGAAAACGCTTTACTTCTGAAAGACCATTTAAACCGCCAAACCGCCATCCAAGCCGAATTGGAGCGCTTGGGCAAAGCCCAAATGGCAAACAGCGAACAAATCCTGTTGACGCAAAAAGCGTATCAGGAGCTGACCAAAGGGCGCGTCAACTGGCTGGTTGACGAAGCGGAAACCATGTTGAACCTCGCCTCGCAGCAACTGCTGCTGTCGGGCAACGTACAAGGCGCGGCGGCAGTGTTGGAACACATCGACAGCCGCCTGAGCCGTTTCGACCAGCCTGAGCTGCTGCCCATCAAACAAGCCGTCAGCCATGATTTGGCGGCATTGAAAAACCGTCCTTATGTCGATATTTCCGGCACGGCGTTGCGCCTTGATCGTTTGGAAACCGCCGTTTCCGGCCTGCCGCTGGTGTTGGACGGCGTATTACAGCCGGGCGAGCAGGCGCAAAGCAACGGCGCATCTTCAGGCTCTTGGTGGCAAAACGCTTGGGACAAATCTTTGGTTGCGTTGAAAGGACTGGTGGAAGTCCGCCGACTCGACAATAAAGACGCGATGCTGCTGTCGCCCGAACAGGCGTATTTCGTCCGTGAAAACCTGCGCCTGCGCCTTTTGGACGCGCGTACTGCGTTGTTGCAGCACAACGGCGAAGTTTATCAAAGCGATTTGAACTACGTTGAAGCGGCGGTCAGACAATACTTTGATGGCAAATCACCCGCAACACAGGCATGGCTGAAAGAGTTGTCTGAATTGAAAGCGCTCGATGTGCGCATGATTTCAGACGACAGCTTGAAAGCCAGCCTCAGCGCAGTTCGCGCTTATCAAGACGGCACGCGCACTCCGGTCGCACTGCCCGAACCCGTAACGACTGCTGCGTCTGCTCCTCTGCCCTCCGCCGCTTCCGAAGTGGCCGTTCCTCAAACCGCCTCGCAGGTAAATGAAACTGCTTCCGCACCGAAAACCGCACCGGCTCCAAGGGCTCCCCATCCTGCCAAAGCAAGACCCGCCCCTGCCGCCCAAACAGACGCGAAGCCTTTAGAAGCTCCGGCGCTGCCTTCCGAGACCAAACCGCAAAACATTTCCAAGCCGGAAAAGAAAGCGGCTCCTGAGAAACAAAGCCGCCCTGCCGCCGATGCTGATACCAAAGGAGGCCGTGCATGA
- a CDS encoding heme biosynthesis HemY N-terminal domain-containing protein: MKAVVWIVVLFAAAVGIVLTSGIYTGNVYIVVGQVMMRVNLHAFILGLVLFVVTLYFLIKFIVGLMNIPARMQRFGTARKGRQAAVALNSAGLAFFEGRFEKAEQEAAKVLENKEAGDNRNLALMLGAHAADQMENFELRDHYLKDIEKLPNKQQLSRYLLLAESALGRRDYPTALENLNAAARIHPNLSRLARLQLRYAFDHGDAEDVLAKSEKLMKVGAINDFEAEQYQSWAYRRLLAEASDAAGLKTCLKRIPEALKADELCVAIAEKYERLGLYTEAVKWVRQYYPQNRRPELLEAFVESVRFFNERGQQKAIDLADSWLKDKPDDAPLLMYLGQLAYGRSLWGKAQSYLEASIALQPSIAARLMLARVLDETGQPQKAQEQRKLVLEAVSDDERHAALEQHS; the protein is encoded by the coding sequence ATGAAAGCCGTCGTCTGGATTGTCGTTTTATTTGCTGCCGCAGTCGGTATCGTCCTAACTTCCGGTATTTACACGGGTAATGTCTATATCGTCGTCGGACAGGTCATGATGCGGGTCAACCTGCACGCCTTTATCTTAGGGCTGGTCCTGTTTGTCGTTACCCTGTATTTCCTAATCAAATTCATCGTCGGCCTGATGAACATCCCCGCCCGTATGCAGCGTTTCGGCACGGCGCGCAAAGGCCGTCAGGCAGCCGTCGCTTTGAACAGCGCAGGTTTGGCGTTTTTTGAAGGCCGCTTTGAAAAAGCGGAGCAGGAAGCCGCCAAAGTATTGGAAAACAAAGAAGCCGGCGACAACCGCAACCTCGCGTTGATGCTGGGCGCGCACGCCGCCGACCAAATGGAAAACTTCGAACTGCGCGACCACTACCTGAAAGACATTGAAAAACTGCCGAACAAACAGCAGCTTTCCCGCTATCTGTTGTTGGCAGAGTCCGCACTCGGCCGCCGCGATTATCCGACTGCCCTGGAAAATCTGAACGCTGCCGCGCGCATTCATCCCAACCTGTCCCGCCTCGCCCGCCTGCAACTGCGTTATGCCTTTGACCACGGCGATGCGGAAGATGTGTTGGCGAAATCCGAAAAACTGATGAAAGTCGGCGCGATTAACGATTTTGAAGCGGAGCAATACCAAAGCTGGGCATACCGCCGCCTGTTGGCTGAAGCATCAGACGCAGCCGGTCTGAAAACCTGTCTGAAGCGCATTCCCGAAGCACTCAAGGCGGACGAATTGTGTGTCGCCATTGCCGAAAAATACGAGCGTCTCGGACTCTATACCGAAGCCGTCAAATGGGTGCGCCAATACTACCCGCAAAACCGCCGCCCCGAACTTTTGGAAGCCTTCGTCGAAAGCGTCCGCTTCTTCAACGAACGCGGCCAGCAAAAAGCCATCGACCTTGCCGATTCTTGGCTGAAAGACAAACCCGACGACGCGCCGTTGCTGATGTACCTCGGACAGCTTGCCTATGGCCGCAGCCTGTGGGGCAAGGCGCAAAGTTACCTCGAAGCCAGCATCGCCCTGCAACCGAGCATCGCCGCCCGCCTCATGCTGGCGCGCGTACTCGACGAAACCGGACAACCGCAAAAAGCTCAGGAACAGCGGAAATTGGTTTTGGAAGCCGTCTCCGATGACGAACGCCACGCAGCGTTGGAGCAGCATAGCTGA
- the hemE gene encoding uroporphyrinogen decarboxylase yields the protein MTSLKNDTFLRALLKQPVEYTPIWMMRQAGRYLPEYKATRAKAGSFLDLCKNTELATEVTIQPLERFDLDAAILFSDILTVPDAMGLGLYFAEGEGPKFEHALQHEADIAKLQVPDMEKLQYVFDAVGSIRKALDGRVPLIGFSGSPFTLACYMVEGGSSKEFRTIKTMMYSRPDLLHKILDTNAQAVTAYLNAQIDAGAQAVQIFDTWGGVLSDAAFKEFSLKYIRQIIAGLKRESEGRRVPVIVFAKGGGLWLESMAEIGADALGLDWTCNIGEARRRVGDQVALQGNFDPFALFGTPQSIRTEVVRILADYGNGSGHVFNLGHGINQHADPEHAKILVDTVHELSRQYHA from the coding sequence ATGACCTCTTTGAAAAACGACACCTTCCTCCGCGCCCTGCTCAAACAGCCCGTCGAATACACGCCGATTTGGATGATGCGTCAGGCGGGGCGTTATCTGCCCGAATACAAAGCCACGCGCGCGAAAGCGGGCAGTTTCCTCGATTTGTGTAAAAACACCGAATTGGCGACCGAAGTCACCATCCAACCTTTAGAACGCTTCGATTTGGATGCGGCGATTCTGTTCTCCGACATCCTGACCGTCCCCGACGCAATGGGCTTGGGACTGTATTTTGCCGAAGGCGAAGGCCCGAAATTCGAACACGCCTTGCAACACGAAGCCGACATTGCCAAGCTGCAAGTTCCCGATATGGAAAAACTGCAATACGTCTTCGACGCCGTCGGCTCCATCCGCAAAGCATTGGACGGCCGCGTACCGCTTATCGGTTTCTCCGGCAGCCCGTTCACGCTCGCCTGCTATATGGTCGAAGGCGGCAGCAGCAAAGAATTCCGCACCATCAAAACCATGATGTACTCGCGCCCCGATTTGCTGCACAAAATCCTCGACACCAACGCCCAAGCCGTTACCGCCTACCTCAACGCCCAAATCGACGCGGGCGCGCAGGCTGTGCAGATTTTCGACACTTGGGGCGGCGTCCTGAGCGATGCGGCGTTTAAAGAGTTCAGCCTCAAATACATCCGCCAAATCATTGCCGGATTGAAACGCGAAAGCGAAGGCAGGCGCGTTCCCGTTATCGTGTTTGCCAAAGGCGGCGGACTGTGGCTGGAAAGCATGGCGGAAATCGGCGCAGACGCATTGGGCTTGGACTGGACGTGCAACATCGGCGAAGCACGCCGCCGCGTCGGCGACCAAGTCGCCCTGCAAGGCAACTTCGACCCGTTTGCCCTCTTTGGCACACCCCAATCCATCCGCACCGAAGTCGTGCGCATCCTTGCCGACTACGGAAACGGCAGCGGCCATGTCTTCAACCTCGGACACGGCATCAACCAACACGCCGACCCCGAACACGCCAAAATCTTAGTCGATACCGTACACGAACTGTCGCGCCAATATCACGCTTGA